The nucleotide window CATCAAGAGCAACAGTAACTACCTTTATCTCGGTATGAAACTCTGGTTCCAAAGCAATAAATGTTGAAGATAGCTGGtgggactgggtgcagtggctcatgcctgtaattctagccatAGTGGAAAGATCCATTGAAGccatgagttcaaggccagcctgggcaatataatgagaccccatctcaaaaaaaaaaaaagcctgggcagcacctgtggctcagtgagtagggcgctggccccatataccgagggtggcaggttcaaacccaaccccagccaaactgcaacaaaaaatagccgggtgttgtggcgggcgcctgtagtcccatctgcttgggaggctgaggcaggagaatcgcgtaagcccaagagtgggaggttgctgtgagtcctgtaatgtcatggcactctaccgagggcgagggcggtagtgagactctgtctctaccaaggaaaaaaaaaaaaaaaagcctgatgaTTTTGGGGTTAGATGGACTTGGACTGAGATTCCTGTTTATTCTAAGTTTGGGAAAATTTCATATGTCTCTAAACACGTGGATGGTAGTAGCTACCATGTAAATGGCTGTAGAGATTATAAATACTATGCAGTATACAAGTATAGCCCATAACAGTTGTTTAATGGTAGCTGGTAAGAATGGATTGGTTGGCCAGgtgactcacccctgtaatcctagtactctgggaggctgaggagggtggattgcctgagctcataggttcaagatcagcctgagcaagagctagaccccatctctactaaaaatagaaaaaactggctcagcacctgttgttcaagcggctaaggcgccagccacatacagagctggcaggtttgaatccagcccgggcctaccaaacgacaactacaactaaaagatagccaggcgttgtggcaggagcctgtagtcccagctacttgggaggctgagtcaagagaattgcttaagccaggagttggacgttgctgtgaatgtgatgccatggcactctacccagggcgacagcataaggctctgtctaaataataattaaaaaaaaaaaactgaggtaagaggatcgctagcttgagccaaagagttggaggttgctgtgagctatgatgccatggcactttacccagggtgatggcttgagactctgtctcaaaaaaaaaaaaaaggtttagagAAAGGTATGAGGCCTAAAATAACAAACCACTTTggcagctgtttttttttttttttttttttttttgtagagacagagtttcactttattgccctcggtagagtgctatggtgtcacacagctcacagcaacctccaactcctgggcttaggtgattcttctgcctcagcctcccgagtagctgggactacaggcgccggccacaacacccggctatttttttgttgcagtttggccggggctgggtttgaacccgccaccctcggtatatggggccggcgccctgctcactgagccacaggcgccgccctggcagctgttttttgtttttgtttgttttttgagacagtctcgagctgtcatcctgggtagagtgctgtggcatcacagctcacagcaacctcaaactcttgggctcaagtgattctcttgcctcagcctcccaagtagctgggactacaggtgctggtcacaacgcctggctatttttttattgtagttgtcattgttgtttggtgggcccaggctggattcgaacccaccagctctgtatGTGGCTTCCGCCCTAGCCGCTTAAGCTACTGGTGCTGAGCCGGCAGATCTCTCTTTCTTACTCCAGGGCTTAGGAATGCCCTCTTTTGGTTTCACCTGTCCTTGCTTTTCAAGTTCTGATTTCCCTCAACTATGTTCTTATTCTAGCTCTGGAGTCACCTTTATGTTGACTTTGGTATAAACtaatttgttcttcctttcctctgctcTTGACAGCATCTGTGGAACCCTTCACTCTGTGGATCAGGTGAGATATTAGCAAAGACCTGGAATCGGTTCTTGGAGAGGGGAGACCTTAGGGCTGGGTACTTGCTGTGTTTCTAGGGTTAATGACGATAGTCATTTTCCTTTTGTAGTATCTCAACATCAAACTAACTGACATCAGTGTCACAGACCCTGAGAAATATCCTCACATGGTAAGTTGGGAACAGTGGAAAAGAGGAAACACTTCCAAAGCTCTTCCAGGAGCCTCAGGTGTCTAGAGGACATTTTTTTTAAGGGTGTTTTCACTTTTGTCTATCTTTGTCTAGTTATCAGTGAAGAACTGCTTCATCCGGGGCTCAGTAGTCCGCTATGTGCAGTTGCCGGCAGATGAGGTAGACACACAGTTGCTACAGGATGCAGCAAGAAAGGAAGCCCTGCAGCAGAAACAGTGACggctcctccccttttccctccctcctctattGGTGGTCCAGAATCTCGCAGCCCAGGACCCCTTTTCCTCAGTACTtcaggtgttttgtttgtttttttaagggaTGAGGGGAGTAATAGTGGGGAACAGCTGTCCCTTGTTGAGATGGGGAGGATAAGTAGGCTGGGGAACTGCAAAGGCTTTCAGTCTCTAGCATCTGCCATTCTCACTCCTTTCCTGGAGATGCTGGGAGAGTTTCCTAGGTCTTTTCAGGACAGCATGTGATTGATGTGAGGGATGGAAAGGATCTGTCCCGCATCGGGAATAAAAGTGATGATGCACATTTGAGTTTGGGGGTCTATTGTTTGTGTATGGGCTGGGGGGTGGGAATAGATGTGGGATTCATCCCAGCCCTGTTATTTTCCATTCCTCCAGCCAAGAATCCAACCCATCTTCCTAGTAAACTGCCACACCTTTTCTTGGTATAGAGCATATAATACAATTGGACTATACCGTCCTTCCTGAACATTACGCTACCTACACGTTGTCCCTCTGGCCTTTTGCTTATACTGTACCTACGACAACTAGAGTACTTCCTGCCCTTCCATCACTGTGTTCTTCTATCAGTGTGACAATGTTAGGAGACACCAAACTGCATTTGATGCTGCTGGGTTTTGTCCAGCCAAATCAGTATACTTTTTCTGAATATAGTAGATAAAAGTAAGTGACATAATTTGTATTGTGGAGAGAAGTTACGTGAGAATTAGTAAATTTCAATCACTAATTCAGCAAATATGAGTTCCCAAACAGATGAGAATTATCAAGCCTTAAGGGACCTTTCAGGCCATTCCCCTgtactcccctccccacccccctttttaagGTAGggtcttactcagttgcccaggctagagaacCCTGCTGTCATAACTCACAacctcctcaaactcctgggctcatgtgatcctcttgcctcattttaccgagtatctgggactagtGG belongs to Nycticebus coucang isolate mNycCou1 chromosome 9, mNycCou1.pri, whole genome shotgun sequence and includes:
- the LSM2 gene encoding U6 snRNA-associated Sm-like protein LSm2 — translated: MLFYSFFKSLVGKDVVVELKNDLSICGTLHSVDQYLNIKLTDISVTDPEKYPHMLSVKNCFIRGSVVRYVQLPADEVDTQLLQDAARKEALQQKQ